Proteins encoded in a region of the Megalops cyprinoides isolate fMegCyp1 chromosome 3, fMegCyp1.pri, whole genome shotgun sequence genome:
- the LOC118774050 gene encoding CAAX prenyl protease 2-like: MSENGDLTFHSTFSDRLSVNRDGGSVSPDGLCWVSVLSCLLLACSYVGSLYVWRSELPRDHPAVIKRRFTSVLIVSALSPLFVWSWKEYTGLKPGPSLLALMGIRLEGFLSAAALPLVLTMALFLGPLIQLALDSPWGLIDGIKLGFDPWFWALCVGDMRWLRNQVVAPLTEELVFRACMLPMLVPCAGPTTAIFICPLFFGVAHFHHVIELLRFRQASVWGILFSAVFQFSYTVVFGAYTAFIFIRTGHLVGPVLCHSFCNYMGFPSLGAALDHPHRLLIISCYLLGVVLFLLLFFPATDPFFYGSAPICSLVDSPRPICS; this comes from the exons ATGTCAGAGAATGGTGATTTAACGTTTCATTCAACGTTTTCCGACAGGCTGTCGGTAAATCGCGATGGCGGGTCGGTGTCGCCCGACGGGCTCTGCTGGGTGTCGGTCCTGTCCTGCTTGCTGCTCGCCTGTTCTTACGTTGGAAGTTTGTACGTGTGGCGGAGCGAATTGCCCAG GGATCACCCGGCTGTGATTAAGAGACGCTTCACCAGCGTACTGATCGTGTCCGCTCTGTCGCCGCTCTTCGTGTGGTCATGGAAGGAGTACACCGGCCTGAAG CCgggcccctctctgctggctctGATGGGCATTCGGTTGGAGGGGTTCCTGTCGGCCGCAGCGCTACCTCTGGTGCTCACCATG GCGCTATTTCTGGGCCCCCTGATCCAGCTGGCACTGGACAGTCCTTGGGGCCTGATCGATGGCATCAAGCTGGGCTTTG atccCTGGttctgggctctgtgtgtgggtgacaTGCGCTGGCTCAGGAACCAGGTGGTGGCGCCGCTGACGGAGGAGCTGGTGTTCAGGGCGTGCATGCTGCCCATGCTGGTGCCCTGTGCCGGCCCCACCACTGCCATCTTCATCTGCCCGCTCTTCTTCGGAGTGG CCCACTTCCACCATGTGATCGAGCTGCTGCGTTTCAGACAGGCCTCTGTGTGGGGAATCCTCTTCTCTGCAG tgttccAGTTCTCCTACACAGTTGTGTTTGGGGCCTACACTGCCTTCATCTTTATCAGGacag GTCACCTGGTGGGGCCGGTACTGTGTCACTCCTTCTGTAACTACATGGGCTTTCCCTCGCTGGGCGCCGCCCTGGACCACCCGCACCGCCTCCTCATCATCTCCTGCTACCTGCTGGGAGtggtcctcttcctcctgctcttcttcCCCGCCACCGACCCCTTCTTCTACGGCTCCGCCCCCATCTGCAGCCTGGTCGACAGCCCACGCCCCATTTGCTCCTGA
- the LOC118774054 gene encoding ras-related protein Rab-1B-like — MNPEYDYLFKLLLIGDSGVGKSCLLLRFADDTYTESYISTIGVDFKIRTIELDGKTIKLQIWDTAGQERFRTITSSYYRGAHGIIVVYDVTDQESYTNVKQWLQEIDRYASENVNKLLVGNKSDLTTKKVVDYTTAKEFADSLAIPFLETSAKNATNVEQAFMTMAAEIKKRMGPGATAGSDKPNLKIESTPVPLAGSGCC; from the exons ATGAATCCCGAATA TGACTACCTGTTCAAACTCCTTCTGATTGGTGACTCCGGAGTCGGCAAGTCCTGCCTCCTGTTGCGATTTGCT GACGACACTTACACAGAGAGCTACATCAGTACCATAGGAGTGGACTTCAAGATCCGCACCATCGAGCTGGATGGGAAGACCATCAAACTGCAGATT TGGGACACGGCAGGACAGGAGCGCTTTCGCACCATCACCTCCAGCTACTACAGAGGCGCCCACGGCATCATCGTGGTGTATGACGTCACAGACCAG GAGTCCTATACCAATGTGAAACAGTGGCTGCAGGAGATCGACCGCTACGCCAGCGAGAATGTCAACAAGCTGCTGGTGGGAAATAAATCCGACCTCACCACCAAGAAGGTGGTGGACTACACAACAGCCAAG GAGTTTGCCGACTCGCTGGCCATCCCCTTCCTGGAGACGAGCGCAAAGAACGCCACCAACGTGGAGCAGGCCTTCATGACCATGGCGGCCGAGATCAAGAAGCGCATGGGCCCCGGGGCCACGGCCGGCAGCGACAAGCCCAACCTGAAGATCGAGAGCACCCCAGTGCCGCTGGCAGGCAGCGGCTGCTGCTAG
- the LOC118774045 gene encoding E3 ubiquitin-protein ligase pellino homolog 1-like has translation MVLEGSSEALCPPPSLELRPSCNKSQPSAPLGSGPHPPEGLYPGDKEPVKYGELIVLGYNGSLTNGDKGRRRSRLALYKRPKANGVKPDVIHNISTPLVSKALSNKSQHSISYTLSRSHSVIVEYTHDSSRDMFQIGRSTESMIDFVVTDTSPSGHGGGGEGGQSAQSTISRYACRILCERTPPYTTRIYAAGFDSSNNIFLGERAAKWRTSDGLMDGLTTNGVLVMHPAAEFVGELAPGVWREISVCGNVYALRETRSAQQRGKLVENESNALQDGSLIDLCGATLLWRTPAGLRRTPTLKQLESLRQELNAARPQCPVGFNTLAFPSLAQREIVDKKQPWVYVNCGHVHGYHNWGFRRERGAGPGAGGAGGSLATTGDRECPMCRRVGPYVPLWLGCEGGLYLDEGPPTHAFCPCGHVCSEKTVRGWSQIPLPHGTHAFHAACPFCGTWLTGEHGYIRLIFQGPLD, from the exons ATGGTACTGGAAGGCAGTTCTGAGGCCttgtgcccccctccctctctggagCTCCGCCCTTCCTGTAACAAGAGCCAGCCCTCGGCCCCCCTGGGTTccggcccccacccccctgaagGCCTGTATCCCGGAGACAAGGAGCCCGTTAAGTATGGGGAGCTTATTGTGCTGGG CTACAACGGCTCCCTGACCAATGGGGATAAGGGTCGTAGGCGGAGCCGGCTGGCCCTTTACAAACGGCCCAAAGCCAATGGGGTGAAGCCTGACGTCATCCACAACATCTCCACCCCTCTGGTCTCAAAG GCCCTCAGTAACAAAAGCCAGCACAGCATCTCGTACACTCTGTCCCGGAGCCACTCGGTGATAGTGGAGTACACCCACGACAGCAGCAGGGACATGTTTCAG ATCGGCCGCTCCACAGAGAGCATGATCGACTTCGTGGTGACGGACACGTCCCCCAGCGGGCACGGGggcgggggcgagggggggcaGTCAGCCCAGAGCACCATCTCCCGCTACGCCTGCCGCATCCTCTGTGAACGCACCCCACCCTACACCACCCGAATCTACGCCGCTGGCTTTGACTCCTCCAACAACATCTTCCTGGGG GAAAGGGCGGCCAAATGGCGGACGTCTGACGGCTTGATGGACGGGCTGACAACCAATGGGGTGCTGGTGATGCACCCAGCGGCGGAGTTTGTGGGCGAGCTGGCGCCGGGGGTGTGGAGGGAGATCTCTGTGTGCGGGAATGTCTACGCACTGCGGGAGACACGCTCCgcccagcagagaggaaagcTG GTGGAGAACGAGTCGAACGCGCTGCAAGACGGCTCTCTGATCGACCTGTGCGGGGCGACGCTGCTCTGGCGCACGCCGGCGGGGCTGAGACGCACCCCGACGCTGAAGCAGCTGGAGTCGCTGCGTCAGGAGCTGAACGCGGCCCGGCCGCAGTGCCCCGTGGGCTTCAACACGCTGGCCTTCCCCAGCCTGGCGCAGCGTGAGATCGTCGACAAGAAGCAGCCCTGGGTCTACGTCAACTGCGGCCACGTGCACGGCTACCACAACTGGGGCTTCCGGCGGGAGCGGGGGGCAGGGCCGGGggcgggcggggccggggggtCGCTGGCGACCACGGGCGACCGGGAGTGCCCCATGTGCCGGCGGGTGGGGCCCTACGTGCCCCTCTGGCTGGGCTGTGAGGGGGGGCTGTACCTGGACGAGGGCCCGCCCACCCACGCCTTCTGCCCCTGCGGTCACGTGTGCTCGGAAAAGACAGTGAGGGGGTGGAGCCAGATCCCGCTGCCGCACGGCACCCACGCCTTCCATGCCGCCTGCCCCTTCTGCGGCACCTGGCTGACCGGCGAGCACGGATACATCAGACTGATCTTCCAGGGGCCGCTAGactga